Within the Carassius auratus strain Wakin unplaced genomic scaffold, ASM336829v1 scaf_tig00007301, whole genome shotgun sequence genome, the region GATATGTTTCTCATACTCTTCATAAGTCATGTTTGCTTGATTCAGTAGCTGTGTAATGGTTTCAAAACTCTGACTTGAGTCATTCAGTAGATCCCACACCTTCTGTAGCTGTTCTTTTGCAACGGTGGCATAATCTCTTTCCTCTGATCCATTCTCATCATCAGAATTTTCTGCAGGAGGAGGTCTGGGGCGGGTTATTGTGGTTCTGTTAATGGGTGGTTTAGGAAATCCAAATCTGCAGTGCTTCTTGTTCTTTTTACAGGATTTGGAGTGATTACGGCTGTGCATCTGTACTTCACTTACAATTCTGTGCAGTTCTGGGTCTTTGTTTGGATCTGGTAATTTGCatgatatatatttatcaatGAAATCACAAACATCCTGATCTTCATCATTTTCGAATTCTGGGGCATCTTTCACCCAAAATAAGCAGTGAATGTGCGGAGACCCACGTAACTGAAATTCTACTCTGTAAAAAAAGTCAATTACCTCACCGATAGGCCGAGCGGGTGACATGATTAGATCCCTCATTAAGGCTTCAACACGTTTTTCAAACATGCGCATGGCTGTGACTGGGTTGCTTCTCAGGATTTCACATTTTTCAGACCAGTCTAATTCATCAAAGTTCACAGTTTCACCTTGTTGTGCTTTAATAGCAGTAATCACTTCAGGCCATCTCATCTCAGCAGCACTAAATGTACAGAAAAACGTGGGAGTGCCCAGTTGTCTCAACATAGCAAATAAGTCACGCATAGTTTTCTCCCAGTATGCTGGAGTCCCTCTTAATGGTTGCATGAAACGTGTTGCCTCCTTATTATTCACAAGCTTTTCTAACTCCTGTTTGTCCTGCAGCAGTGAACAGTTTATTCTGCGTCCATCACGGGTCATGGGTTTTGCTTTTCTCAGCTGGATAGACATACTAGATGTGGCCATATGCATTTCAGTGACAAACTGAGCGAAGAAGATGTAGTTTGTGTCTCTTGCACAGCGATTGTCAATAGAAAATAGCCTTGTGTTAAAGTATCTGCTGGGGGAAACATGTTTTGCTCTGTCAGGCTCATCAAAGGTATTTTTCCCATCAGGGAATTGAACCGGGAAAGACATTGATTCAAGTTTTTTAACTTTGAAAATGCTAACAGGACTATTTTTCGATGCTGGGGCAATGCAAAATATTCCGTCATCATAAGACAACAGCTGCTGACCAAGATCTGGGGGCTGAAGACATGTATCCAAAGCAAGGCCTCTTGATTGCTCTTCTGCAGTATTCTCAGGGTCATCACTTAAATCATTGTGTTGATTCTCATTGCTCTGTTCTTCAGTATTCTCATTTTGACTGCTGCTCTCAACATCCATTTCCTCATCAGGAACACTGACGTCATTTGCGGACTGTTCATGCTCATTGAACATTTCTTCTTCTGAGAGTGCTGCATTAATGATGATATCTTTATATTCTGAATGCATTTCCTTTAGTTTACTTAAAGCAGACAAGACCTTACGCATGTTCAAAGTCTGAAACTGATAGTGACCTTGGTAGCACAGACGTCTTTTCAGTTTCACTGTAAGAAGCTGTGATTCACTTCTGGGCCTTGGTAAACAATTTACTGTTGTTTCCACTTCAGATGCAACAGAAATTACAGCTCCTTTTATAGCTTTCTGTTGGCCTTTAGGAAGTGTTAAAATTTTCGCAAAGGGAATGTACTTTGCAATGACATGTCTTTCTAGAATATTCAAATCACACAGTTCTGAAGGAATGGGGGTGAACTGAAGCATATTAGCTACAGCAATATCTGGCATTAGACCTCTCAAAAGCGTCGTATGGCAGCTGTGACAGATCCATTCTGTTTTCATGTTCTCCAAGGCACATCGATCAGGGCAGTCAGAGCAGATGTGAACATAGTTTCCAGTCAAGCAAAGTGCAGCAACTGTAggattttgtttatatttatgcaaTTCACAATTACGCACTTGATTGGAGAAGAGTGCTCTGGCACAGCATGTGCAGACATAAGTTGGCCCCTGTTTTATAACATCTCTGAAAACATTTAAGGCTCTTAACATGCCTGGATCTTGTACTATGTCATGCTGTTTATCTTGTAATGTTTCTCTTTGCCAGcgcatcaaatacatttttttgtatttgtactgTATCTCTTGTGCACAATGTACTTTTTGAAGTACCTTAAGCGCAGATGTTTTGCATTTAgatttgaataaattatattctttctGACGAACCCTAAAATGAGCATCACATTgataatgctgtttaaaaatttccttcctttttttatagaaattaggATCATTTTTGCATCGGTTTGTGTAATGGTCCTTTTGCCTTTGCCTAAAAATGGGATCTTTTAAATATCTGTCAACAAGATGTTGCTTATGCTTTTTCTCATATTTAGGATTGTTCTTGTAATTCTGAATGATATAATTCTTTTGTCTCTCCCTGAACTGTTCCCGATTTCTGTAATTCTGAATGATATAATTcttttgtctctctctgaatTGTTCCTGATTCCTGTATTTCTGAATGATATAATTCTTTTGTCTCTCCCTGAACTGTTCCCGATTTCTGTAATTCTGAATGATATAATTCTTTTGTCTCTCCCTGTATTGTTCATCATTCTTGTAATTCAATGTTATTTTACTCTTTTTATTCCCtctgtatttttcattatttttatagttgTTTTTCATTGCTTCTTTGTGTTTTTCTCTATAAGTAATTTTATTCCAATAGTTGTTCATCATGGCTTGGTTATGTCTTTGTCTGTATTCACTACTTGTTTTATAATCATAGACTTCACGTACAGCCTGTTTTTTGTCATAATCACCTTGCCTCTGAACCATTTCTTTGTACcattttttatagtaagactttcgCTTTTGAGTCTTGTTCAGCTTTTCTGTCTGCTTGACTGTGAAATGTGAATTCTGGTGATTTGGAGCTGAAAATGGCAATTGATCCTGTGACAGTATGTTATGAGAAAGTTCACTCAatggtacatttttatatttgtcttGATTTTGAACAACAGTAGTTTGAACTTCCATTTTATCTTGATAAATCAAGTGGGCTTGTTCATCAGTTGATGTGACTGTGTTAGCAGTGTCAGATAGTTGTTGTACTGGATCTTTGACTTCTAAATACTGTTGTGGGGCATCAGCAGATGAGCATTGTTCATCGTTTGACAGATCTTTCTTCTCAAACGATACAGATGGTTGCACATTAAGTTCAAGGTCACAGCAGTTCAGGGAGACTTCAGTCAAGTGGGCTTGTTCATCAATTGATGTGGCTCTGTTAACAGAAGTGTCAGATAGTTGTTGTGCTGGATCTTTGACTTCTAAATACTGTTGTGGGGCATCAGCAGATGAGCATTGTTCATCATTTGACATAGCTCTGTTCTCAAATGAGACTTCAGTACGTACACAGCTTTCAGTCATCATGCTAATGAATGATACAGGCAGCAGCTCAAACTCTTCCTGGTCTCTCATATCGAAACACCCTTGAAACAATAGTAAAAGTCTGTCCACAAGATCCGATAATTGATAAAACGTCAGGAATACCGCTGTGCCTGTGCCTTCTTCAACAGGCATTCCATATATTGATCTGCAGTGAGAATCAAAATAACCAAACCTCCCTGATCGATCTCTGAATACAGCGATGCAAGAGCATCCACACAACAGCAAAGCATCACTCACTTCAGCTCTGAGACACTGCAAAGTATTCTCAAGATTTTCATAGTTGCCTAGTGCAGGTGTATCTCTCAGAAATCCAAACCTCTGGGGATGTTTCAGGATGTTGTAGCAGCGAGAGTTTGTCTGAATTGTCTGCGGTAGCTCATCAAAATTTAGAAAATTACCCACAAATTGTCCTTTGCTCTGCAGAGCTCGTTTGACATTAGTGTAGACTGCATCACCTTTCTGTAAAATGCTATCTAAATCGAAACTCTGTAGCTCATTTCTTTCACTATGGACTGCTAGGAATATTAAGGAATTACAAGTACACTGACGCCCTCTGGAATACACACTGTACCTCACATCGGTCTGACAGTGAGACGCTTTAACAGACAGCACATACGGGTTTTCATCACTCATACCTGATACAGAGTTGGTACTGTTACTGGTGCCCAATGAAGACTGTAGCTTTCTGCGCTGTTTCTGTGATTCACTCCTCTTTCCTTTTCTTGGCATATTGACTTTTAATCACTGGGAAGTAAATGTAGTAAatgtaagaatattttttttaattactgattattgaatatatttactgatatatataaaatgtaacaaatctTATCGTTGTGTCAAAGCTGATGTAGTCGTCAAATCAGTGGTCCTTGACGAATATACAAACAGTGAAAACAGTGAAGAGGTCAATTTACTTACTCCTTCTGAAGATGCAGCTCAGTTttcttatcagttttttttttttttctgtggtttgAGATTGATTTTTTCAGGTTGTAAGATTGGGTGTAAATCTTTGTGGTATCAAGTATAAATAGTGTATCAAGTATTAACAGTGTATCAAGTTTTCCAGAATCATAGATGGTCGTAGATCAAAAATTGAGGGTTCTGgccttttttttcaaagatgctAAGCAAGCTAGGCGTAGTTGCGTAAGGGTTAGAAGCAGATCTGAATTTGCATCTTGCAGTTTATAGTGCGAGCAAGCAAAGCAGCAAGCAGTGCAGCAGCATTTGATGTGGCAGGCCAGTTATCAGTTTGGAAATGAAAGgataaaattaatgtaaatgaaataaGCAAGATAAAGGGTTTAGTAAAGCATATAAAGATATGGACAGGAAAGATagggacagacacacacagaaagaaataaagacagTTACATTATTAAATGCAAATCAGTAAgcataatacataaataactaaataaa harbors:
- the LOC113071434 gene encoding uncharacterized protein LOC113071434 — translated: MPRKGKRSESQKQRRKLQSSLGTSNSTNSVSGMSDENPYVLSVKASHCQTDVRYSVYSRGRQCTCNSLIFLAVHSERNELQSFDLDSILQKGDAVYTNVKRALQSKGQFVGNFLNFDELPQTIQTNSRCYNILKHPQRFGFLRDTPALGNYENLENTLQCLRAEVSDALLLCGCSCIAVFRDRSGRFGYFDSHCRSIYGMPVEEGTGTAVFLTFYQLSDLVDRLLLLFQGCFDMRDQEEFELLPVSFISMMTESCVRTEVSFENRAMSNDEQCSSADAPQQYLEVKDPAQQLSDTSVNRATSIDEQAHLTEVSLNCCDLELNVQPSVSFEKKDLSNDEQCSSADAPQQYLEVKDPVQQLSDTANTVTSTDEQAHLIYQDKMEVQTTVVQNQDKYKNVPLSELSHNILSQDQLPFSAPNHQNSHFTVKQTEKLNKTQKRKSYYKKWYKEMVQRQGDYDKKQAVREVYDYKTSSEYRQRHNQAMMNNYWNKITYREKHKEAMKNNYKNNEKYRGNKKSKITLNYKNDEQYRERQKNYIIQNYRNREQFRERQKNYIIQKYRNQEQFRERQKNYIIQNYRNREQFRERQKNYIIQNYKNNPKYEKKHKQHLVDRYLKDPIFRQRQKDHYTNRCKNDPNFYKKRKEIFKQHYQCDAHFRVRQKEYNLFKSKCKTSALKVLQKVHCAQEIQYKYKKMYLMRWQRETLQDKQHDIVQDPGMLRALNVFRDVIKQGPTYVCTCCARALFSNQVRNCELHKYKQNPTVAALCLTGNYVHICSDCPDRCALENMKTEWICHSCHTTLLRGLMPDIAVANMLQFTPIPSELCDLNILERHVIAKYIPFAKILTLPKGQQKAIKGAVISVASEVETTVNCLPRPRSESQLLTVKLKRRLCYQGHYQFQTLNMRKVLSALSKLKEMHSEYKDIIINAALSEEEMFNEHEQSANDVSVPDEEMDVESSSQNENTEEQSNENQHNDLSDDPENTAEEQSRGLALDTCLQPPDLGQQLLSYDDGIFCIAPASKNSPVSIFKVKKLESMSFPVQFPDGKNTFDEPDRAKHVSPSRYFNTRLFSIDNRCARDTNYIFFAQFVTEMHMATSSMSIQLRKAKPMTRDGRRINCSLLQDKQELEKLVNNKEATRFMQPLRGTPAYWEKTMRDLFAMLRQLGTPTFFCTFSAAEMRWPEVITAIKAQQGETVNFDELDWSEKCEILRSNPVTAMRMFEKRVEALMRDLIMSPARPIGEVIDFFYRVEFQLRGSPHIHCLFWVKDAPEFENDEDQDVCDFIDKYISCKLPDPNKDPELHRIVSEVQMHSRNHSKSCKKNKKHCRFGFPKPPINRTTITRPRPPPAENSDDENGSEERDYATVAKEQLQKVWDLLNDSSQSFETITQLLNQANMTYEEYEKHIEVLSTSSLIVMERQPQDCWVNGYNPMLLRAWNANMDIQFILNPYSCIMYMLSYISKSEHEMSDYLKRVVKDSSHDNLSDRECMKQVMNAYSKNREVSAQEAVARTCSLKLKSSSRSVIFIPTDDNAVKMSLPMRYLQTMDDDVENVWMTGLPDKYKARPNRPEFENMCLAEFASEYRIVYGGQTKGKNVLPLQKNMGRIQKRTRGKPAVIRFARFSQEKHPEKFYGTLLKLYLPYRRDEQLKSTRFSTYESFYAFASVKLPGTDELQRVFDIVNENRKKYEKHNEAIEKAIEDFEQNGPIEDAWTTLAPANEMIRLESIMEREPTDPNEVNEQEDVPEYTASTSVSNTAMPLMEVTQLNHAQIRRMYQSLNQTQASIFYAVRDWCKRCVSGESPQPFLYFLNGGAGVGKSHVIKSIYAEASKILRRLPCMREHTDISQPTVLLTAFTGTAAFNISGKTLHCLLKLPRSLKPPYQGLGNSLDEMRADLSNAHILIIDEISMVSKQLFAYVNWRLQQIKGNQKPFGGLSILAVGDFFQLPPLGRAKPLCVYEDHVLDFWRDHFQMITLTQIMRQRDDLAYAELLNRLRVKQKQAKLTDADKCMLEAVIRSSPEECPIDALHIYATNKEVDSHNSEAISSRFSDIINLDAHDYKKDPRTGEMKRQAVPLKGDKHDLIDTLQIAIGARVMLTRNIDVEDGLVNGTFGNVAKITAQTRGGVPVVQSIGLHLDNVTAGQKHRNIAPDGDDNIVYIERSEEPLKKKGTVRRQFPMKLAFACTIHKVQGMTTDCAVVSLKRIFESGMAYVALSRTTTLSGLHITDFDENKIFCDPEINASLENMTKADFQNIQPILHIVQDSKINSALKIIHHNTEGLECHLDDLKCHHELLLADVLCLTESHLSGSAVPAYLQLDGYTMYKRNRHASYTNYAHLANKKGGGVAIYVKNNFQVSPLMYIQNVTDLEYLVLKIKAPKQALLAVIYRPPSYNLAEFLANLNALLTSLEIMDYRPIIVCGDFNEDQLSHHNKPILNLFEDKGYNQLISTGTTENNTLLDTFFVSGAHSNVRAGVLQTYYSYHDPVYCVLE